The sequence GTTCTGGGCCTACTGCTGATTGTATATTTCCATCACAATATATAGTCCCACCACTCTGGtcctgggagtggggtgatggTGTGTTTGTTGTGAAAGAGAACATCAGCTGGGTCCAGGCCTCCATATCTGCGTGGTACTGATCTCTTCTTGGTGTGCTTTTAACAGTAAGCACCACCGCTGCCTTCTCTGGGGAAACCGACTCTTTAAGTCTCTTAGTGGCAGCTTTCGCAGAGGCACGCCAAAGAAACATTGCCTTCATAAAAAATAATAGTTGTTGGTCCTAGCTGTTGCAATGAGCAGGTTGCATATCTTAGAGCACAAGCAGGTAAAAGCACAACAGCTTGTGTCCTGGCAGGCAGTGGATTTCCTGGGCCTAGATCatgtcttcccacaattcccagaGGGGACAGACACTTTACCCACAGCGCCCTGTGAACACACATGTATTGAGCATTGAGCTGTGGTGATACGGATAATgggatatttacccagaaatCTCTCTCAACTGTatacagtgccagtgtagacattggGCATGATAGCAGCTATGCGGAACTTGACTGCTCTTCTGCAGTGTGATTGTGCTCTGTCAAATTAGGCTAAATCAAGATGACTAACTTGTGAGTGCTCAACTCAAGGTTAGACTGAAGGTAAGACGAAACCTAAGACAAAATTGCTCTGACCAGCTTTAacattctgctgctgcttgatgCTCCAATGTACTTGAATTGACATAAATAGTCACAGTTGAGGTTTGTCTTGATGTTTGTGGAATTGTAACTAGACTTTTTTGTTCACCTTTGTCCTAAAGCCATTGTGGTATCATTTAGTTCAGTTTACCATGTAACATCttcaggatttggggacttcatcagcagagtcaaggaaagggtagggacggttttgtggcctgcagcatgcagggggtcagaccagatgatcataatggtcccttctgaccttaaagtctatgagtctatgagttttgAGGAGGAGATTCAATTATAAGAAGGAAATCTCCTGCCATGGCTATATGGGTTAGTTTTACAACATAAATGGGGCCCTGTTTGTTTGGGAGTTGTATTTAAGTTTTGGATTTAAGAAGCTTTGTAAACAGTTTGGAAATGCAATTAAAACATTGCAGTATGGTCTGTTGCAGAATGCGAATGTGTTAGTATTTCTAGGTAACTACTACACTGTGCCTGGGAGGTCTTCCAGCACAGTTGCTACAATGTGGATAGGAATTGACCCACATCTGCAATGGCTTTGGGGCCTTGCTGTCTACAAGTGTTTAGACTTGATGTTTAACAGTGGTCTGTATCCTTTATCAGTGTGGACATGCATTTTTTGGAGGGGGCCTAAAACCCATGCTAGTAAAAGTGTGCTCTAAGTtatctgctgtgctgcctgcagCTACGTTCTCTGACAAAAAATTCCATTCCACACTAgccagggaaatgttttttaGAACCCTGCTAGCAACAACACCATTTAAAAGTGGTTGTAGTTATAGGACCGTCTCTAAATTCCAGTTTATGTGAATGAGAAATTAATACTGCAGAAATGTAATAAAGAGCGGCTACTATTCCCAAACAATTTTTTCCAACCGTTTCTTGCCAaattcaagaaaaaaaacaaaagcagaggAAAACAGATGTATCTGAATAGCGTGTTATGGCTGTGTAATTATTCAAAGGATGTACTGaggtttttgggggtggggaagtgaggaaaaaaGAATCCAAACTGAATCTGTATTCTAAGCTTGATACAATTTAAAATAGCTAAAATCTATAGTAATCCTTCAAAATCCAGGATTTAGGATAGAAGAATGAACTCAGTCTGTACTATACTGGCTTTTTAATACCAACAATTACAGCTTAAATTTTGATAAGAAAAgattaacttatttttttttttttttgttcaagttaGCTAATACAGTATTCCCTGGATAGTAAAAATCAATGTATGTTCTGCATGTTGGAAGATTACAAATATCTTGAATTTCTCATATATACTTGTAGGTTTTTACATGTAAAGTAGTTGTAAACATTATGGAATACAGGTAGCAGTGGGCTcttgaaaatataaaatgcaTAATTTAAAGTTATATTTCCCCTCTTTTGTTTCAGGTTTATGCTGCTGACTGTTGTGACAGTGTTCTTCTAGAGCTGCGGAAATACTTGCCAAAATATTTTGGCAGCTGGTCACCACCTACTGCACCTAATggtattgttttaattttatgcTAGTTGTCCAAACTGGATGGGAAATTTTCTGGGAAATTAGTTTGGCAATACCAACCTTTGTAACTTTTTTGTAGCATAATCCTATTCCCTATAACATCACCTACAGTATAAGAGTCATTTAAATAGGTACCCTGTTTAAGAAGAAGTTTTAATGTAGGAAAAATATTTTGTCCTACAGATATTCCTGAGTCTGAGTGAGAACAAGATCTGACACCTTAAAACTTTATTTGTATTACGCTGTAAATATGTTACACTTTTTTCTCTGATCTTTCTGGTGGGTAACTGGAAACAAAGATACAAATTTCTGCTTTATATTTAAGAAATGAACTAGTGTCCCCACCTTCTTATCTATTATCCATATGGGAAGATAGAACctctggatagggtgaccagatatcctgattttatagggacagtccagattttgggggctttttcttatataggcacctattacctcccagcctctgtcccgattttttacatttgctatctggtcaccttacctcTGGTACAGGACACTATAAAGCCCATCTAAATCTTTGGCCACCTTTTAATTAGCAGTTGAACTCTTTTTGTATAACTCTTTTACGTGTTGCTTATGCTCCCTGTGGATAACGTGTTTTCCATTAACAAGTCTGAATTATTCTGTGTAAAGAAATTCTACTATAATTCCTTTAGTGCCTGGTTCCTCCGTGGTTCATATTAATGCCTTCTTGCGTTTGTATTTGGCAGTATCTCAAAGAGCTTTGTTATAGTACCTATGCTTTTTTATTCTTCATTCTTTGGTATGGAGTCAGCCCCTCTGGGGCTATCCAGGGTCCTTCTGCTGCAGCACATGGCTTGTCTCCTCAGTCAtggagccccctgctccccttcttcAGCATGTCCGTCTCTTTTCTTCACTCCTGCTGAAATGTTCCTGTGAGTCCCTCAAGTTTATATGTCTTGTTATCAACACCTGGTTCTCTTTTCCTGCTGCCAATAAATTTCCACTCCTCAAACACCAGCCCCTTTGTTGAGGGACTGGAGAATGTAGGTTCTCCTAGGCTTGAGTTAGCCCATTGTCCTCAGGTGTTTCCACCTGAATAGCTGATTGTAAAGGTCTAACAACTGAGTATTGTTCCTGCTCTGGCTGAAATGTGAGAGAGCCCTGTCAGCCCCAGGTAGAATCCATACACACATAGAGATATTCAATAATGCAGAAATTTTCATAAGAACTTGATAATATCAACCAGAATTTATAAACTGTACAGAGAGCATGCCAAAATCATCACTACCTCTGGGAATGTTCTATTGGGAAAGGAGTGGGGGTTGGAGAGAAGAttgatctagaccaggggtcggcaacctatggcatgcgtgccgatttttaatggcacgctgctgcctgccggggtcccggccgtcggccctgctcagcccgctgccaaacccaggccggcagtgggctgggtggggccagcagccgggaccccgtcAGGCTgcagtgtgccattaaaaattctgcccggcccagcctgctCTTCTCCGTCCCCAGCCCACCACTCTCTCctatgggggcagggggcagaagcttggtcctgctggctgctgctgcagggcagcctccaccggcagccaagcttcctcctcccccatttcttcTCCCAGCATGCTGGGTTCCTGCCCCTCTTCCTCTACCTCTCTGCGGCCGAACAGGCTGATGgcctgcagagggagggggcgaaGCGGAGCTGGAACCACAGCCTCAGTGTGCTCGCTGTTCTGGAGAAGAAGCGGgaacggggccttggggaaggagtgtggaatcAGGGCAtattccctccagccccctgccgtgagccactcagggcagggggctgggagcatccccacgactccagcccacacccccagccccctgccctgagctctgcaCCTCCGCAcgatcccagccctggctccggcacccccacacatacccagctcccccacactccatgccctgactcctgcaccccctcacacgccctctgccctgactccacccccacACATctagcccccccacacccaatgcCCTGACtgttgcaccccccacatccccacccccaccctgagcaccaaccCCCCCTCCACATTCCTACCTGCACCTCTctcaccaaatgggagctgcccaggtaagcgctccacatccaaacctcctgccccaaccctgagccccctccctcattctagttCCTGGCCAGACTtgacaccccaacccccagcctgctccttcaccctcagccctgtgctcagtgcactcccaccctcagctcagtgcagagagaaaagagaatggactaaaaccagggagaaggtaggtacccactctatgtgggcagggctgggaccccagaccggcagcgggctgagcggggccaggaccctggctgttaggagccggcggacggaaccccagaccggcagtgggctgagctgctcagcctgcgtccggtctggggttctggctgccggccccttgccagccagggtcccagctgcaggccccgctcagcccgttgccggcctaggtgaatggaaccctaggccggcagcgggctgagcgggccggcagtgtaagatcagcattttaatttcattttaaatgaagctttttaaacattttgaaaaccttgtttactttacatactaTAGAGTTATAGGATATGGACAAGTTGTCTTCTCCCAATCCCTACCCCCAATAAATTGCTGTAAAATTGGAGAAAGACAAATTGATTTGAACTTAGGTTTCGTGGAGTAAGGGTAATTGAAGATTATTAGTAATATACAAAAACATGATTCTGAAGGCATGCATAAGCCAAAATATCCATTTTAAATTGTCTGCTGAAACTTTTAGGGATCTGATCATTGCTGCCTGGCTATTTATCCTGTTTACTTTTCAGTACTTCATTACTATTCAGTGTATTTTACTTTTGGGATCTGCTTTTCTTCACCTGGACTAAGAACAGGGCAGATCAATATGaattattttcaaatttttcCTCCTTTGTTGCTGATAGCAACTTGGGTTCCCCCCGGTTcattcatttatttcaaaatgtgtcTTTGTAAGTTATGAAAACAAATCAGATGCCTCAAATAATTATTCCACTACTTCTTCCAGCAAAGACTGAATGCTTAAGCAAGTTCATActgatgcaggggtgggcaaatttatGGCCTGCGGAccggatccggcccatcagggatttggatctggcctgtgggattgccacccccggGGTGCCGCGGGCCCCGCGCCGCttccggaagcggccggcatcacgtccctgcggccccgggtaggggtggggggttggggcagaAGGCTCTGTGTTCTGCCCTTGCCTTCAGGTACtgcccctcgcagctcccattggccgggaacggggaaccgtagCCAATGGAAGCTTCGGGGGGAGgtacctgcaggtgagggcagagcgcagagccctctgccctcctccctctGGGGCCGCTGGGagatggtgccggccgcttctgggagcggcgtggggccagggcaggcagacagGCAGGGAATCTATCCTAGCCCTGctgcgtgccgctgccaccctggagctgctccaggtaagtggcGCCAGGCCGgcgcctgcaccctgaaccccgcctgcaccccaagcccctgccctgagcccctttgtacACTCCGCACACCacctgcgccccaaccccttgccctgagcccctttctgtacaccacaccccctccaacaccctgcacttcctcccgcacctcaaccccctgccctagccctacattcatggccctgcatgcaatttccccacccaatTGTcaccctcggcccaaaaagtttgcccactcctgttaTAGACACAATGAAAATAGAGCCATAGTCAGAAAAATGGGAACCAGTAATAATACCCAATTCTTAACTTCCTGATCAGAAGTCTCTGTCCTCCAGATCTTTCAATTACATGAACAGTACTTATAAGTGCTGGGGAATAGGTCTTATTTAGGATTCTATGTTTCATATCATGGTATAACTGTGAGTAGAACACTTTATCTCAAATTGATATACATGTACTTTGGAAACTTATTTAACCCTCAGACTATAAAGGGGACTTAAAATATTGTCAGGATAATAATGAACGCTTTTGAAGTGCAGTTGTGCTCAGGAAAATGTATCAAAAGTGCACTCTCAAGAGATCTGATCTCTTTGTGCAGAGACTTTCATCAACCTGATTTACTGACAGCTTTTATTACTTCTATTAGCACTACAAAATCAGCCCTGCTAGAGGAGAGCAAGCTCGTTATATTCTGGCTCATTCATCAGGAGGAATTGTTAACTACATTCCAGCTGCTGAACTTTTACTACTTCTCTTTACTTTTAACTGATTTCAACCGTGGAAGTGTTCTGTAGCTTTTCTATAGCTTACTTTATGCTTTGGGGGTTTTATATATTTTCATATTTCTCTAGGCCCAATTaaacccccaaacacaaagtAATGTAATCGTCAAATAGGTTATATTTGAAAAAAGCAAAACTGTTAGGAGGGAGAAGTGTTAAGTGTGAGATTTGGGAATGGTTTACAGAAGGCCACAGTTGGTAGAAATGGAGGTGTGAAGAATATTGAAATTATCTGTTAATTTTGTGAATGTGAGATAGATACAGAAGTGTGCGTGTGTTTTTGTGGACTTGCTGATTGTTTTTGGTTAGCTCTCTGGAACATGGAGGGTTAGTTCCAGCTGGAGCTCTCCCCAGGTATCCACGACCCTGGCAAGGACTCTGATTCAGTTGCCTGCTACTCATATGGAGATGGTTGGAAGATTAGTTCCTACCTTCTCTGGAGAAATGCATAAACTAGTTTATCCTTATTCAGGAGCCCTGCTCAAAACCTCAAGAGCCCTTTGTATGGGAACTTCTTAATAAAGGAACTTAGAAATGGATAAAAGAGAGCCTATGACTGTCATAGAAGCAGAAGTTGCAGGGGTGCAGCCTGTCTTGCTCAGCCCCAGTTGCTGTGTGTATCTGCATCAAGTAGGACCTACTTAAGCTGGCAAGGAAAGACTTAATTTAGAGAAGATAATATGCATTTGGGCTACTGTTACTTTAATCTTCTTACCTCTGCTTGTGATGTTCCTGTGGATAAATAAAtcatacaccgctacctcgatataacgcgacccgatataacacgaattcggatataactcagtaaagcagtgctccagggcggCGCGGCTGTGCACtcgggtggatcaaagcaagttcaatataacgcggtttcacctaaaacgcggtaagattttttttggctcccgaggacagcgttatatcgaggtagaggtgtttTTGAACTTGGTTTTGAACAAGCTGTTTCCTGTCACTGCGCTTCCCAGCTGGTCACAGCTCCTGGAGAGAGCCTAAAGCACGCTTTTCATTTGTACCTGTGGAGGTAATAAGATTGGTACATGGGAGGATGCTGTAACTTGCTGATGCAGGCAAAAGTGGAGTGAATTTCAGGATTCCACCCTGAGAGAAGTGCAGGTATAGGCCTGTCACTTGaaggaagtgagagagagaggccaaaGATAAAGTTCATCCTGGAACCGTAACAGGACGTTTCCCCTTTTATTCATTGAGTGCAGATAGTGGGCTCAAACCTTTCCCTACACAGAACACGTAGTCCCTGCTTCAGTTCAGACAGTTGCTACCGTAGAGATATCTGCTGTGATGCACAGATGAAAGCATACGCTCAAAGTAGTGGAGATGTCTAGAAGATATTATTATTGAAAGACTTTGCTGTAGAAGTGTGTTTCAAGATGAGATTTGAAGGAAGAGAAGAAGGTGATTTGGATTGGTGTGGAAAACAgaagaaagatgaagaaaaatgGAGTAATGAGAGTAAAATGGCAAGAGgctaaatgagagcagaaatgTAGATTGCACAAAGTTGTGCAGAATCTTGAAGGAGATGGTGAGAAATTTGAACTTGATGCAGAAGAAGTATTAGGATGTACaaaattcttctttttaaaaaggaaatcttTAAACAAACCCTTGTATTCTTGACACTCTTGTGCATTTTGGCATGGCTGCTTGTAAAGGGGTCGTGTAAAATGAATGAAATGATGGTCTGTAaaggtggggaaattttttttctcATGATCACGTATGGCTTACAAGTTCAAAATGGGCTAAACCGGGGATTGGTGTCCAGCATATGAGAAAGAATACAAATCTGATGACTGCTGGGAGAAAAGAATATGCATGCATTTATCCACAGGGTGCTAATTGTGGCCCTAAAGTGTTTTAGTTTCAGCAGTAGATGTGCTGAAAACCTGTACAATGGGTGCCATGTTGTCTGAAAGTTAGATTTGTGACTAGTGCTAACATTTCTGCACTCTTTTCCTCCACCCATTTTCTGTATAGCCTGGTCATCTCCCCATCTTGCATGGAGTACTGCCATGTATTAAGGCTAAGCAAGTGTGTGGAATGGGGAGCATAGTTGTTTGGGAGCCAAGGGGTGGGAAATAAGTTGATTAAAATGGACCCTTATCTCTTGCAGGATCTTTCTGCTTCAGGGAAGGAATTGTAATCGTTTGAGTTGCATTTCCTTTTCCGCACTCCTCCTGGGGTGACACAGCAAATACACTGCTCCATACTCAAACTGACCCTAAAGGCTTTCTAACCTACAATATAGAACCTGGTACCTGTGAAAAGTGGAGACATGATCGCACATAAGCGTGTCTGAAAATGCCAACAGAGAGCATTTCTTCTTGGATAGACATACAGACTTGATATAACATCTTGAATGTGTTTCTATCCAAAAGACTTATGCGATTGTAAATAGTTTGGAAGTTTCTGTTATGTTTCTGTTAAAGATTTTATTGCACACACTGGGCCAAAATGCTTTGTTGCTGAGTACAGATGGAAACTTCTGTCTTGAACTAGGATAGTCAAACTGGATGAGAGAAGTGGGTGGAGAATATTTACTTTGCTATGGTAAGGATATGAGATGTGCCTTTTTCCCCTAAAAccacaattcccattgatttttaatTCCACTTGTCTCACGTTTAAAAATAATACTTACCGGTAATTTGATCATTGGTacttattttaaatttattaaagACTCATGTGAATCAAACTCCTGAATTCCTTTTCAGCAATAAATTGGAATCTTGATTCAGTACCGGATAGGCTGTTGTAATTAGTGTGTTTTCCTGAGGCAGGAAGATTGGTGGCTACCTTTTGAGACTTAATTGCAACAGAATTTGTAGGTGTACTGTGCTAGTgcgtgtgtggtttttttttattcactGGTATAGATTTGTCCTCCCTATTctaacacttaggcctggtctacactaggaggttatgtcgaatttagcagcgttaaatcgaattaaccctgcacccgtccacacagtgaagctatttagttcgacataggggtctcttaaattcgatttctgttctcctccccaatgaggggagTAGGGCTAAATTTggcatggccatgtcgaattagggtaggtgtggatggaaatcgacgctaatagctccgggagctatcccacagtgcaccactctgacactctggacagcaatccgagcttggatgctctgaccagccacacaggaaaagccccgggaaaatttgaattccttttcctgtctgggaagTTTGAATCTcgtttcctgtttggacatcgtggcgagctcagcagcactggcaacgatgcagagctctccagcagaggtgaccatgcaatctcagaatagaaagagggccccagcagggactgatcgggaagtcttggatctgattgctgtgtggggcgatgagtccgtgctttcggagctgcgatcgaaaagacggaatgcaaagatctacgagaagatctcaaaagccatgacagagagaggatacagccgggatgcaacgcagtgccgcgtgaaaatcaaggagctgagacaagcgtaccagaagaccaaagagtcaaacggacgctccggatcccagccccagacatgccgtttctacgaggcacttcattccattctaggtgcggccgccaccactaccccaccactaacggtggactctgaggatgggatattgttgatggccgcttcctcggagatgttagcggacggggaagatgaggagggtgaggaggaggaggaggcagttgacggcgct is a genomic window of Chrysemys picta bellii isolate R12L10 chromosome 7, ASM1138683v2, whole genome shotgun sequence containing:
- the LOC135972755 gene encoding myb/SANT-like DNA-binding domain-containing protein 2, with translation MQSSPAEVTMQSQNRKRAPAGTDREVLDLIAVWGDESVLSELRSKRRNAKIYEKISKAMTERGYSRDATQCRVKIKELRQAYQKTKESNGRSGSQPQTCRFYEALHSILGAAATTTPPLTVDSEDGILLMAASSEMLADGEDEEGEEEEEAVDGAYNADFPDSQDLFITLTEIPYQLSPGVNPDPESGEGSVVATVSRPTLATPSQRLVQIRRRKKRTRDDMFSELMGCSRADAAQQTQWRENMSQYQRAHSEKEERWRQEDQQATQTLLGLMREQTDTLRRLVDVL